Proteins from one Embleya scabrispora genomic window:
- a CDS encoding elongation factor G-like protein EF-G2, translating into MADKSGSSAGTVGRVTAPASPNAVRNVVLVGHTGAGKTTLVESLLVATGTIPRAGRVEDGTTVSDYEDIEHRQHRSVALSLCPLEYEGVKINLLDTPGYADFVGDLRAGLRAADAALFVVSAADGVDGSTRMIWDECASIGMPRAIVITKLDQARADFDEMVLICRRVFGDPDSDTVLPLYLPLHGEDEGVAGLMGLLTQRVYDYSSGTRVSLDPDPEHLPLIEDARNRLIEAIIAESEDESLMDRYLSGERIDVDTLIGDLETAVARGSFHPVLAVAPGGLGTIELLEGIVRACPAPPEHEVLPVTTPDGKPRDPLTCDPEGPLAAEVIKTTSDPYVGRISLVRVFSGTLRPDMTVHVSGHGMADRGHEDHDLDERIGAMSVPLGKQQRSLNRGIAGDIVAIAKLTRAETGDTISDKDDPLLMEPWMMPDPLLPVAIRAHSKADEDKLSQSLARLVAEDPTLRLEHNTDTHQLVLWCMGEAHVEVLLDRLRSRYGVAVDAVAHRVSLRETFAEKASGRGRHVKQSGGHGQFAICEIDVEPLPGGSGFEFVDKVFGGSVPRNFIPSVEKGVRAQMDKGVAAGYPMVDLRVTLTDGKAHSVDSSDMAFQMAGALALREAAASTRIHLLEPVSEVRVTVSDEYVGGVLSDLSSRRGRVVGTEPIGSGRTLIRAEVPEIEISRYAIDLRSISHGTGQFARTYCRHDPMPPQLAAKVTADTQA; encoded by the coding sequence ATGGCGGATAAATCCGGATCCAGCGCCGGAACCGTCGGCAGGGTAACCGCACCCGCGAGCCCGAACGCGGTACGCAACGTGGTGCTGGTGGGCCACACGGGCGCGGGTAAGACGACATTGGTGGAGTCCCTGCTCGTGGCGACCGGGACGATTCCCCGGGCCGGTCGCGTCGAGGACGGGACAACCGTCTCCGACTACGAGGACATCGAACACCGCCAACACCGGTCGGTGGCGTTGTCGCTGTGCCCCCTCGAGTACGAGGGCGTCAAGATCAACCTGCTCGACACCCCGGGCTACGCGGACTTCGTCGGCGATCTGCGGGCCGGACTGCGCGCCGCGGACGCGGCGCTGTTCGTGGTCTCGGCCGCCGACGGCGTGGACGGCTCCACCCGGATGATCTGGGACGAGTGCGCCTCGATCGGCATGCCGCGCGCGATCGTGATCACCAAGCTCGACCAGGCCCGCGCCGACTTCGACGAGATGGTGCTGATCTGCCGCCGCGTGTTCGGCGACCCCGACTCGGACACCGTGCTGCCGCTGTACCTGCCGCTGCACGGCGAGGACGAGGGTGTGGCCGGTCTGATGGGCCTGCTCACCCAGCGCGTCTACGACTACTCCTCCGGCACCCGGGTGAGCCTGGACCCCGATCCCGAACACCTGCCGCTGATCGAGGACGCCCGCAACCGGTTGATCGAGGCCATCATCGCGGAGAGCGAGGACGAGTCCCTGATGGACCGCTACCTCTCCGGCGAGCGGATCGACGTGGACACGCTCATCGGCGACCTGGAGACGGCGGTCGCCCGCGGCTCGTTCCACCCGGTGCTCGCGGTCGCGCCGGGCGGGCTGGGCACCATCGAGCTCCTGGAGGGCATCGTCCGGGCCTGTCCCGCCCCGCCCGAGCACGAGGTCCTGCCCGTGACCACGCCCGACGGCAAGCCGCGCGACCCGCTGACCTGCGACCCGGAGGGCCCGCTGGCGGCGGAGGTGATCAAGACCACCTCCGACCCGTACGTGGGCCGCATCTCGCTGGTCCGGGTCTTCTCCGGCACGCTGCGCCCCGACATGACGGTGCACGTGTCCGGACACGGGATGGCCGATCGCGGGCACGAGGACCACGACCTGGACGAGCGCATCGGCGCCATGTCCGTCCCGCTGGGCAAGCAGCAGCGCTCGCTGAACCGGGGCATCGCCGGCGACATCGTCGCGATCGCCAAGCTGACCCGGGCCGAGACCGGCGACACCATCTCGGACAAGGACGATCCGCTGCTGATGGAGCCGTGGATGATGCCCGACCCGCTGCTGCCGGTCGCCATCCGCGCGCACAGCAAGGCCGACGAGGACAAGCTCTCCCAGTCGCTGGCCCGCCTGGTCGCCGAGGACCCGACGCTGCGCCTGGAGCACAACACCGACACCCACCAGCTGGTCCTGTGGTGCATGGGCGAGGCGCACGTCGAGGTGCTGCTCGACCGGCTGCGCAGCCGCTACGGGGTCGCGGTGGACGCGGTGGCGCACCGGGTGTCGCTGCGCGAGACGTTCGCGGAGAAGGCGAGCGGGCGCGGTCGACACGTGAAACAGTCCGGCGGGCACGGGCAGTTCGCGATCTGCGAGATCGACGTGGAGCCGCTGCCGGGCGGGAGCGGGTTCGAGTTCGTGGACAAGGTCTTCGGCGGCTCGGTGCCGCGCAACTTCATCCCGTCGGTGGAGAAGGGCGTGCGCGCGCAGATGGACAAGGGGGTCGCGGCCGGTTATCCGATGGTGGACCTGCGGGTGACGCTGACCGACGGCAAGGCGCACTCGGTCGACTCCTCCGACATGGCCTTCCAGATGGCGGGCGCGCTCGCGCTGCGCGAGGCCGCCGCGAGCACCCGGATCCACCTGCTCGAGCCGGTCTCCGAGGTGCGGGTCACCGTCTCCGACGAGTACGTGGGCGGCGTGCTCAGCGACCTCAGCTCGCGCCGCGGCCGCGTCGTGGGCACCGAGCCCATCGGCTCGGGCCGCACCCTGATCCGGGCCGAGGTCCCGGAGATCGAGATCAGCCGCTACGCGATCGACCTGCGCTCGATCAGCCACGGCACGGGCCAGTTCGCCCGCACCTACTGCCGCCACGACCCGATGCCCCCGCAGTTGGCCGCGAAGGTCACCGCGGACACGCAGGCCTGA
- a CDS encoding glycoside hydrolase family 15: MANRRPRLGRSLGRARSLGIAVIGVLLAAGIVVFVGGAAPPPPTTRPLLLGGVIPGPEGPIALPTDAPPVAPTEAERAWLGRGSVPGATPRDREMAERALLDMRTLTQPDGSVAAAWYGIWKYVWPRDAAWVAAAYTATGHGRDALAVLRRLATLQRPDGTWEARYRLDGAPVGDKRAAQLDGNGWVPWAVWFWYVHQDPKAPETTAALAELWPMVRAAGDAVTGRLRPNGLPPRGPDYWETRTDQVTLGTAAPLSAGLRAAVDLARRTDPAAAERWAGPAQRLDRAIRDTFGRHDYPRTASAKGGADTAVTWLGPPFAPADAGVASAVRGAAERLTLPNGGILPGEHWAGDPTAAWTPETASFALFSAASGDRAGARQRLDWLADHRTAAGSLPEKVSADGKPASVAPLAWTSAGVLLTLTALDRSLPIP, translated from the coding sequence GTGGCGAACAGGAGGCCCCGGCTCGGGCGTTCGCTCGGCAGGGCCCGCTCCCTCGGCATCGCCGTGATCGGCGTGCTGCTCGCCGCCGGCATCGTCGTCTTCGTCGGCGGCGCCGCCCCACCCCCGCCCACCACCCGGCCGCTGCTCCTCGGCGGCGTCATACCCGGCCCCGAAGGCCCGATCGCGCTGCCCACCGACGCGCCGCCCGTCGCGCCCACCGAGGCCGAGCGCGCCTGGCTCGGCCGGGGCAGCGTCCCCGGAGCGACGCCGCGCGACCGCGAGATGGCCGAGCGCGCGCTGCTGGACATGCGCACCCTGACCCAGCCGGACGGGTCGGTCGCCGCCGCCTGGTACGGCATCTGGAAGTACGTCTGGCCGCGCGACGCCGCGTGGGTCGCGGCGGCGTACACCGCCACCGGGCACGGCCGCGACGCGCTCGCCGTACTGCGCCGGCTGGCCACGCTGCAACGCCCCGACGGCACCTGGGAGGCGCGCTATCGGCTGGACGGCGCCCCCGTCGGGGACAAGCGCGCCGCCCAATTGGACGGCAACGGCTGGGTGCCGTGGGCGGTCTGGTTCTGGTACGTCCACCAGGACCCGAAGGCCCCCGAGACGACCGCCGCACTCGCCGAACTGTGGCCCATGGTGCGCGCCGCCGGCGACGCGGTGACCGGGCGGCTGCGCCCGAACGGGCTGCCGCCGCGCGGCCCGGACTACTGGGAGACGCGGACCGACCAGGTCACCCTGGGCACCGCCGCGCCGCTGTCGGCCGGGTTGCGGGCGGCCGTCGACCTGGCCCGCCGGACCGACCCGGCCGCGGCCGAACGCTGGGCCGGGCCCGCGCAACGACTCGACCGCGCGATCCGGGACACCTTCGGCCGGCACGACTACCCGCGCACGGCCTCCGCCAAGGGCGGCGCGGATACGGCGGTGACCTGGCTGGGCCCGCCGTTCGCGCCCGCCGACGCGGGGGTCGCGAGCGCCGTCCGCGGCGCCGCCGAACGGCTCACGCTGCCCAACGGGGGCATCCTGCCGGGCGAGCACTGGGCCGGCGACCCGACGGCGGCGTGGACCCCGGAGACCGCGTCGTTCGCGCTGTTCAGCGCCGCGAGCGGGGATCGGGCCGGCGCGCGGCAGCGACTCGACTGGCTGGCCGACCACCGCACCGCGGCCGGCTCCCTGCCCGAAAAGGTCTCCGCCGACGGCAAACCCGCGTCGGTGGCCCCCCTGGCCTGGACCTCGGCCGGCGTACTGCTGACCCTGACCGCCCTGGACCGATCGTTGCCGATCCCCTGA
- a CDS encoding glycosyltransferase 87 family protein: MTRRTALAVAACSITAYLLLGTFGSADMWWLGDLKVYRQGGLEVLAGDGELYTIRPGRLPFTYTPWAGLTFTPLAWLPWGAVEVIGVVGNLVLLVVATWLAWGIVGPLGDRVKATALTAAALLWTEPVQENLRFGQINLLLLVLVLSDFARARGTRFAGVGVGLAAGLKLTPAIFIPYLLLTGRVREGLTALGVFAGTFVAAFAVLPRECVDYWGGLFLDDTRIGLAQFPGNQSVHGAVTRQFGAQAPPGWLWPALALTVAAVGMTLAVRAARRGAALTGVGLCALTALLVSPISWTHHWAWALPLVVVLIDRVRRTRAAAATLALVAVLAVAAAYPMHRARVSGVLPSGIVWTVPFGDGGELNLHGWQLLVGNAYVLVGLAVLVAGAWSLAAERRRITCSTGLTPVAEPDADPTS, from the coding sequence GTGACCCGCCGGACGGCCCTCGCGGTGGCCGCGTGTTCGATCACCGCGTACCTGCTGCTGGGCACGTTCGGATCCGCCGACATGTGGTGGCTGGGCGATCTGAAGGTCTATCGCCAGGGCGGCCTGGAGGTGCTCGCCGGCGACGGCGAGTTGTACACGATCCGGCCCGGCCGGTTGCCGTTCACCTACACGCCGTGGGCCGGGCTGACGTTCACCCCGCTGGCGTGGTTGCCGTGGGGCGCGGTCGAGGTGATCGGCGTGGTGGGCAACCTCGTGCTGCTCGTCGTGGCGACGTGGCTCGCGTGGGGGATCGTCGGGCCGCTCGGGGACCGGGTGAAGGCGACCGCGTTGACCGCCGCCGCGCTGCTGTGGACCGAGCCGGTCCAGGAGAACCTGCGCTTCGGCCAGATCAACCTGCTGCTGCTCGTCCTGGTGTTGTCCGACTTCGCGCGGGCGCGCGGAACCCGGTTCGCCGGTGTGGGGGTGGGCCTCGCGGCCGGGCTCAAGCTGACGCCGGCGATCTTCATCCCCTATCTGCTGCTGACCGGACGGGTGCGCGAGGGGCTGACCGCGCTGGGCGTGTTCGCCGGCACGTTCGTGGCGGCGTTCGCGGTACTGCCCCGGGAGTGCGTCGACTACTGGGGCGGCCTGTTCCTGGACGACACCCGGATCGGCCTGGCGCAGTTCCCGGGCAATCAGTCCGTGCACGGCGCGGTGACCCGGCAGTTCGGCGCCCAGGCGCCGCCCGGGTGGTTGTGGCCGGCGCTCGCGCTGACGGTCGCGGCGGTCGGGATGACGCTCGCGGTACGGGCGGCCCGGCGCGGGGCCGCGCTCACGGGGGTGGGCCTGTGCGCGCTGACCGCGCTGCTGGTGTCGCCGATCTCGTGGACGCATCACTGGGCGTGGGCGCTGCCGCTGGTCGTGGTGCTGATCGACCGGGTTCGGCGCACCCGTGCCGCGGCCGCCACGCTCGCGCTGGTCGCGGTGCTCGCCGTGGCCGCGGCCTATCCGATGCACCGGGCCCGGGTCTCGGGGGTGCTGCCGAGCGGGATCGTGTGGACGGTGCCGTTCGGCGACGGCGGGGAGCTGAACCTGCACGGGTGGCAGCTGCTCGTGGGCAACGCGTATGTCCTGGTCGGCCTGGCCGTGCTGGTCGCCGGCGCCTGGTCCCTGGCCGCGGAGCGCCGGCGAATCACCTGTTCGACCGGTTTGACGCCGGTTGCCGAGCCCGACGCGGATCCGACTTCGTAG
- a CDS encoding thiol-disulfide oxidoreductase DCC family protein encodes MSARPVLVYDGDCGFCTRSVEFAQKHIPFDADVVAWQFAELEELGVAQHRAEHEVLWVTPVGTVYGGHHAVAKLLMNAGGPWALAGAALRVQPVSIAAHGVYRLVADNRDRMPGGTPACAMPAHLRPDTVNAAG; translated from the coding sequence TTGAGCGCACGACCGGTTCTCGTGTACGACGGCGACTGTGGTTTCTGCACCCGGTCGGTGGAGTTCGCGCAAAAGCACATTCCGTTCGACGCCGACGTGGTGGCCTGGCAGTTCGCCGAGCTGGAGGAGTTGGGCGTCGCGCAGCACCGCGCCGAGCACGAGGTGTTGTGGGTGACCCCCGTCGGCACCGTGTACGGCGGCCACCACGCGGTGGCCAAGCTGTTGATGAACGCGGGCGGGCCGTGGGCCCTGGCCGGCGCGGCACTGCGGGTGCAGCCGGTCAGCATCGCGGCGCACGGGGTGTACCGGCTGGTGGCGGACAACCGCGACCGGATGCCCGGCGGCACGCCCGCGTGTGCGATGCCGGCCCACCTGCGGCCGGACACCGTCAACGCCGCCGGGTGA
- a CDS encoding HIT family protein, with protein sequence MLPGMTSEPEIQDGVGGPDAFARLWTPHRMAYIKGENKPSGPTPDDGCPFCRIPSLSDVDGLVVARGEQVYAVLNLYPYNGGHLMVVPYRHVADYTDLDDAETIELARFTKSAMSTLRKVSGAQGFNIGMNQGHVAGAGIAAHLHQHLVPRWGGDTNFMPVVGHTKVLPQLLADTREMLATAWPVD encoded by the coding sequence ATGCTTCCTGGCATGACGAGCGAGCCCGAGATCCAGGATGGGGTTGGGGGGCCGGATGCCTTCGCCCGGCTGTGGACTCCCCATCGGATGGCGTACATCAAGGGTGAGAACAAGCCGTCGGGGCCGACGCCCGACGACGGGTGCCCGTTCTGCCGGATTCCCTCGCTGAGCGATGTCGACGGGCTCGTCGTCGCGCGGGGTGAGCAGGTCTACGCGGTGTTGAACCTGTACCCGTACAACGGCGGCCACCTGATGGTGGTGCCCTACCGGCACGTCGCCGACTACACCGACCTCGACGACGCCGAGACGATAGAGCTCGCCCGGTTCACCAAGTCGGCGATGAGCACGCTGCGCAAGGTCTCCGGGGCGCAGGGCTTCAACATCGGGATGAACCAGGGCCACGTCGCCGGGGCCGGCATCGCCGCGCACCTGCACCAGCACCTGGTTCCCCGCTGGGGCGGGGACACGAACTTCATGCCCGTGGTCGGGCACACCAAGGTGCTGCCGCAACTGCTCGCGGACACGCGCGAGATGTTGGCCACCGCCTGGCCGGTCGACTGA